The following proteins are co-located in the Myroides profundi genome:
- a CDS encoding DUF5686 and carboxypeptidase regulatory-like domain-containing protein: MKQFVTLFMLLVGLTVFGQLKGSIKDTEGKPISYTTVYLEKSQQNTISNEQGLYELSLPQKGEYTIVYQFLGYKTLRKNITYTGAAQEVNVVLESEDFILEDIVITAGKNPADDLIRLAIKNKQKNTEGMSAFTADFYSKGMLKTLKMSKFFQKKVQVNGSGLSGVDSLGRGIVYLSETVSSLKYQKPHKLKEHIIASKVSGSNSGYSFNTADESFYDFYDNHIVIGDMDTKLISPIADVAFSYYKYTLAATFRDQGVLINKIKVTPKSSVQPVFSGDLYLVDGIGAIYGIDLKVTGVSVQQPLIEEINVSQNFSYNEENKSWVKRSQNLDLVFGALGVRIQAVFLSVFNNYNFTPNFTRASFDKEILSFAKDVNKKGDDFWKENRLFALSEEELNDYRVKDSIRLVKESPVYKDSIRKKHNRFKVGDVFGGYNYRGEDNKYSIGYTGLIGMDKPGFNTVQGFNMKTDMYGSIYDKDKIGYTYGKASFDYGFASDRLRVYGKLLRQFKGASKSAVYIEGGSKIEQYNKENIPELLNTAFSLLMRKNYAKYYNHNDVYVGYYGQFFNEALKVHSAIGYEDRSPLYNNANGSFYKGSRAYTSNDPLAPLDMNSSPITNHHLYKFRVGTTLSLGMNYVSYPDKRIYMRNPSYPLIEMNYEKGFSGSEKGLEYDKLEARFSQGLTVSNKGRFEYNVLMGKYFGADGISYVDRKHFTGNETHLNITNDRLTSFNLLPYYALSTNKSYVESHFEYDFKGFLINKVPLLRETGWNVVLGYHNAMVSDIKPYHEFTAGLSNFGFGKINFFRIDYVRSYQGGTFAKDGIMIGVKKSF, from the coding sequence ATGAAACAATTTGTTACACTTTTTATGCTTCTAGTTGGCTTGACTGTATTTGGCCAACTAAAAGGGAGTATAAAAGACACAGAGGGTAAGCCCATTAGTTATACTACGGTGTATCTAGAAAAAAGCCAACAGAATACAATAAGTAATGAACAAGGACTATATGAGTTGAGCTTACCTCAGAAGGGGGAGTATACAATCGTATATCAATTCTTAGGCTATAAGACGCTGCGAAAGAATATTACCTATACTGGTGCTGCCCAAGAGGTAAATGTAGTGCTAGAGTCTGAAGACTTCATACTAGAAGATATCGTGATCACAGCAGGTAAGAATCCTGCAGATGATCTGATCCGTCTAGCGATAAAGAACAAGCAGAAGAATACAGAGGGAATGTCTGCTTTCACTGCAGATTTTTACTCTAAAGGGATGCTGAAGACGCTGAAGATGTCTAAGTTTTTTCAAAAGAAGGTACAGGTGAATGGCAGTGGATTATCTGGTGTGGATTCACTAGGTAGAGGGATAGTGTATCTGTCAGAAACAGTGTCTAGCCTAAAGTACCAAAAACCACATAAACTAAAGGAGCATATCATCGCGTCTAAGGTGAGTGGGAGTAATAGTGGATATAGCTTTAATACTGCGGATGAGTCCTTCTATGACTTCTATGATAATCATATCGTGATCGGAGATATGGATACTAAACTAATTTCTCCGATAGCAGATGTAGCGTTCTCATACTATAAGTACACGCTAGCGGCTACCTTCAGAGATCAAGGGGTATTGATTAATAAAATCAAGGTAACGCCTAAGTCATCAGTTCAGCCTGTGTTCTCAGGTGATCTCTACTTAGTAGATGGGATAGGGGCTATCTATGGTATAGACTTAAAAGTAACAGGAGTAAGTGTACAGCAGCCACTAATAGAAGAGATCAATGTGAGTCAGAACTTTAGTTATAATGAGGAGAATAAGAGCTGGGTGAAGCGCTCGCAGAACCTTGACTTAGTCTTTGGAGCATTAGGAGTAAGGATACAAGCGGTTTTCTTAAGTGTGTTTAACAACTATAACTTCACACCTAATTTCACTAGAGCGAGCTTTGATAAAGAGATTTTATCCTTTGCGAAGGATGTGAATAAGAAAGGGGATGATTTCTGGAAAGAGAATAGATTATTTGCTTTGTCAGAAGAGGAGTTGAATGATTATCGCGTGAAGGATAGTATAAGATTAGTGAAAGAGTCTCCTGTGTATAAAGATAGTATCCGCAAAAAGCACAATAGATTTAAAGTAGGTGATGTGTTTGGGGGATATAACTATAGAGGAGAAGATAATAAGTATAGTATCGGCTACACAGGATTAATAGGGATGGATAAACCTGGATTTAATACTGTGCAGGGGTTCAATATGAAGACGGATATGTATGGTTCTATTTACGATAAGGATAAGATAGGGTATACGTATGGTAAAGCTAGTTTTGACTACGGGTTTGCCTCTGATAGGTTGAGAGTGTATGGAAAGCTATTGCGTCAGTTTAAGGGAGCATCTAAGTCAGCGGTATATATAGAAGGAGGAAGTAAGATAGAACAGTATAATAAGGAGAATATACCTGAGCTACTGAATACTGCATTCTCCCTATTAATGAGAAAGAACTATGCGAAGTACTATAATCACAATGATGTGTATGTGGGGTATTACGGTCAGTTCTTCAATGAAGCTCTAAAAGTACACAGTGCCATAGGGTATGAGGATAGAAGTCCGCTGTATAATAATGCGAATGGCTCATTTTATAAGGGTAGTAGAGCTTATACCTCTAATGATCCGTTAGCTCCTCTAGATATGAACAGTAGCCCGATCACGAATCATCATCTATACAAGTTTAGAGTAGGTACTACGCTATCCTTAGGCATGAACTATGTAAGCTATCCTGACAAGCGTATCTATATGCGCAATCCTAGTTATCCTCTGATAGAGATGAACTATGAAAAGGGATTCAGTGGTAGTGAGAAAGGATTAGAGTATGATAAACTAGAAGCTAGGTTTAGTCAAGGACTAACGGTGAGCAATAAAGGGAGATTCGAGTATAATGTATTGATGGGTAAATATTTTGGAGCTGATGGTATCTCTTATGTGGATAGAAAACACTTCACAGGTAACGAGACTCATCTGAATATAACGAATGATAGATTGACCTCGTTTAACTTATTGCCATATTATGCTCTGAGTACGAATAAGTCTTATGTAGAGAGTCATTTTGAGTATGATTTTAAGGGATTCTTGATTAATAAGGTTCCATTATTAAGAGAGACTGGATGGAATGTAGTATTGGGCTACCACAATGCGATGGTAAGCGATATAAAGCCATATCACGAGTTTACAGCAGGTCTGTCTAATTTCGGATTTGGTAAGATTAATTTCTTCCGTATAGACTATGTACGCTCTTATCAAGGAGGGACGTTTGCTAAAGACGGTATTATGATAGGAGTGAAGAAGAGCTTCTAG
- the argB gene encoding acetylglutamate kinase, translated as MQSLTVIKIGGNIVDDESALNAFLDIYARIEGPKVLVHGGGKLATRMAAQLGIETQMVNGRRITDEAMLPIAVMVYAGLINKQITAQLQARGCDAMGISGADAKLIQSHKRPTEPIDYGYVGDFEASDVNVVRLQQLLEIGINLVFSAITADKEGQLLNTNADTITSNIAVALATKYKVALVYCFERKGVLQDINDENSVINTINQENFTQLKQQGVIADGMLPKIENALAAVNQGVDKVCIKKAEDLLDIKAGTTIQL; from the coding sequence ATGCAAAGCCTTACAGTTATTAAGATAGGAGGTAATATCGTCGATGACGAGTCTGCGTTAAACGCTTTTTTAGACATCTATGCTCGTATAGAAGGCCCTAAGGTCTTAGTACATGGTGGAGGTAAATTAGCTACGCGTATGGCTGCGCAGTTAGGGATAGAAACTCAGATGGTCAATGGGCGTCGTATCACTGACGAAGCGATGTTGCCTATAGCTGTAATGGTGTATGCGGGTTTAATAAACAAACAAATCACAGCTCAACTTCAAGCAAGAGGTTGTGATGCGATGGGAATCTCAGGAGCAGACGCTAAGCTGATACAGAGTCATAAACGCCCTACTGAGCCGATAGACTATGGTTATGTAGGGGACTTTGAAGCAAGCGATGTGAATGTGGTTCGATTACAACAATTGTTAGAGATAGGGATTAATCTTGTTTTCTCTGCGATTACGGCTGATAAGGAAGGCCAACTACTAAATACCAATGCAGATACTATTACCTCTAATATAGCCGTTGCTCTCGCTACTAAGTATAAAGTAGCCTTAGTATATTGCTTTGAGCGCAAAGGGGTACTGCAAGACATTAACGATGAGAACTCTGTGATCAATACCATTAATCAAGAGAACTTTACACAACTAAAACAACAAGGGGTGATAGCTGATGGTATGTTGCCAAAGATAGAGAATGCTTTGGCGGCTGTCAACCAAGGAGTAGATAAGGTATGTATCAAGAAAGCAGAAGATCTATTAGATATAAAAGCTGGTACTACGATTCAACTCTAA
- the argC gene encoding N-acetyl-gamma-glutamyl-phosphate reductase — translation MQTIKAGIVGGAGYTGGELLRLLLPHPAVEITFVHSNSSAGKPVYEIHSDLFGDTDLHFTNVLMEDIDVLFLCMGHGDSKVFLAENDIDKEIKIIDLSQDFRLKDTAGEFVYGLPELNKEKIKKANYIANPGCFATALQLALLPLAHAAKMPESIYINALTGSTGAGQSLSTTSHFSWRANNISVYKAFTHQHLSEIGESLVQLQPDYVQNIKFIPERGDFARGIFASVMFESALTEEELYTMYSTYYASHPFTHVSKKGIDLKQVVNTNKCLVSIVKNGDDVLVTSAIDNLLKGASGQAVQNMNLLFGLDEKTGLQLKASAF, via the coding sequence ATGCAGACAATAAAAGCAGGAATAGTTGGAGGTGCTGGCTATACGGGAGGAGAGTTGTTGAGACTTCTCTTACCTCATCCCGCAGTAGAGATCACCTTTGTACACTCTAACAGTAGCGCTGGTAAGCCAGTATATGAGATTCACAGTGACCTATTCGGAGATACAGACTTACATTTTACGAATGTGTTGATGGAGGATATTGATGTATTGTTTTTGTGTATGGGGCATGGAGATTCTAAAGTATTTTTAGCAGAGAATGACATTGATAAGGAGATTAAGATTATAGACCTCAGCCAAGACTTTAGATTAAAAGATACAGCAGGAGAGTTCGTTTACGGCTTGCCAGAGTTGAATAAAGAGAAGATAAAGAAAGCGAATTATATAGCTAATCCAGGTTGTTTTGCTACAGCATTACAGTTAGCCTTGTTGCCTTTAGCACATGCAGCTAAGATGCCTGAGTCTATTTATATCAATGCTTTGACAGGGTCTACAGGAGCTGGACAGAGTCTATCTACTACATCTCACTTTAGTTGGAGAGCGAATAATATATCCGTATATAAAGCTTTCACTCATCAACACCTTAGCGAGATAGGAGAAAGCCTTGTACAACTACAACCTGACTATGTACAGAACATTAAGTTTATCCCAGAGAGAGGAGATTTTGCGAGAGGGATTTTTGCAAGTGTGATGTTTGAATCGGCTTTGACAGAAGAAGAGCTTTATACGATGTACAGCACATATTATGCATCGCATCCATTTACACACGTAAGCAAAAAGGGGATTGACCTAAAGCAAGTGGTAAATACGAATAAATGCTTGGTGTCTATCGTGAAGAACGGAGATGATGTATTAGTGACTAGTGCGATAGATAACCTACTAAAAGGAGCAAGCGGTCAAGCTGTTCAAAACATGAACCTGCTATTCGGATTAGACGAAAAAACAGGTTTACAACTAAAAGCTTCGGCTTTCTAA
- the argH gene encoding argininosuccinate lyase, protein MKLWQKNTTVDSNVDTFTVGQDRVLDMNLAAFDVMGSLAHTQMLESIGLLESEDLVLIQKELKQIYQEILAGQFEIEDDVEDIHSQVELLLTRRIGEAGKKIHSGRSRNDQVLVDLKLYFRHEIEEIVTKTKEVFDTLQQLSNQYKDVLLPGYTHLQIAMPSSFGLWFGAYAESLVDDLEMMLAAWKVTNKNPLGSAAGYGSSFPLNRQMTTDLLGFQSMNYNVVYAQMGRGKTERILAQGLSAIAATLAKFAMDGCLYMSQNMGFIKFPDHLTTGSSIMPHKKNPDVLELIRSRCNKIQALPNEIALMTTNLPSGYHRDLQLLKENLFPAFTSLKECLDILKLMLDNIEVNKEILSDPKYDYLFSVEVVNDYVLKGIPFREAYKEIGLSIEAGTYQPSKEVNHTHEGSVGNLMNEAIEGEFDRVYTSFNFDQVNEKLVSLVL, encoded by the coding sequence ATGAAATTATGGCAAAAAAACACTACTGTAGATAGTAATGTAGATACCTTCACAGTAGGACAAGATAGAGTGTTAGATATGAACCTAGCGGCATTTGACGTTATGGGGTCACTAGCACATACACAGATGTTAGAAAGTATAGGATTATTAGAGTCAGAAGACTTAGTCCTTATTCAAAAAGAATTAAAACAGATATACCAAGAGATATTAGCTGGTCAATTCGAGATAGAAGATGATGTAGAAGACATACACTCTCAAGTAGAGTTATTATTGACTAGGAGAATAGGTGAGGCTGGTAAGAAGATACATTCAGGACGTTCTAGAAACGACCAAGTATTAGTAGATCTTAAACTTTATTTTCGCCATGAGATAGAGGAGATAGTCACTAAGACGAAGGAAGTATTTGATACACTACAGCAATTGAGTAATCAGTATAAAGATGTTTTACTGCCTGGCTATACGCATTTACAAATCGCAATGCCTTCGTCATTTGGCTTGTGGTTTGGGGCGTATGCAGAGAGCCTTGTAGACGATTTAGAGATGATGCTAGCTGCGTGGAAGGTTACGAATAAGAACCCATTGGGTTCAGCTGCAGGTTATGGTTCATCATTTCCACTAAACAGACAGATGACTACAGACTTATTAGGCTTTCAGTCTATGAATTATAATGTAGTCTATGCACAGATGGGCAGGGGGAAGACAGAGCGTATCTTAGCACAAGGGTTAAGTGCTATTGCAGCTACTTTAGCTAAGTTCGCGATGGATGGATGCTTGTATATGAGTCAGAACATGGGCTTTATCAAATTCCCAGATCATTTGACTACAGGTTCGAGCATTATGCCACATAAGAAGAATCCAGACGTTCTAGAGCTTATTCGTTCAAGATGTAATAAGATACAAGCCTTGCCTAACGAAATAGCCTTAATGACTACTAATTTGCCTTCTGGGTACCACAGAGATCTTCAGTTGTTAAAAGAGAACTTGTTCCCAGCTTTCACTTCATTGAAAGAATGTTTAGATATTCTGAAATTGATGTTGGACAATATAGAGGTGAATAAAGAGATATTAAGCGATCCGAAATACGACTATTTGTTTAGCGTTGAGGTAGTGAATGACTATGTACTAAAGGGGATACCTTTTAGAGAAGCATATAAAGAGATAGGGCTGTCGATAGAGGCAGGTACTTATCAACCGTCAAAAGAGGTAAACCATACACACGAAGGTAGTGTAGGTAACCTGATGAATGAAGCAATCGAAGGAGAGTTTGACCGTGTATACACGTCATTCAACTTTGACCAAGTAAATGAGAAACTAGTAAGTTTAGTGTTGTGA
- a CDS encoding M20 family metallo-hydrolase, giving the protein MKDNLSQQAIALLESLIASPSFSKEEHLTSDLIANFLESHGVAIHRELFNVWAFNKHYDPSKPTILLNSHHDTVRPNKDYTRDPFKPEIIDGKLFGLGSNDAGGCLVSLIATFLHFYEKEGMKYNFCIAATAEEEISGNDGLEFVIPKLGELEFAIVGEPTQMHLAVAERGLMVLDCVAHGRSGHAARNEGDNAIFKAIKDIEWFNTYQFPKVSEEFGPIKMSVTMINAGTQHNVVPSTCDFVVDVRVTDAYTNEEVLEMVRQHVDCEVNARSTRLKPSSIAKDHPIVQAGIALGRETYGSPTTSDQALLSIPSLKCGPGDSARSHTADEFVYVKEIEEGIALYIEMLTQIV; this is encoded by the coding sequence ATGAAAGACAACTTATCACAACAGGCAATAGCTTTATTAGAAAGCCTTATAGCATCTCCATCTTTTAGTAAAGAAGAGCACTTGACTTCTGATCTAATCGCTAACTTTTTAGAGTCTCATGGAGTAGCTATTCACCGAGAGCTTTTTAATGTATGGGCGTTTAATAAGCACTATGATCCGAGTAAGCCTACAATCTTATTGAACTCTCACCACGATACCGTGAGACCAAATAAAGACTATACTCGTGACCCGTTTAAGCCTGAGATTATAGATGGCAAGTTGTTCGGATTGGGGAGTAATGATGCTGGAGGGTGCTTGGTCTCTTTAATCGCTACATTTCTTCACTTCTATGAGAAAGAGGGGATGAAGTATAACTTCTGTATCGCTGCTACGGCAGAAGAAGAGATATCAGGGAATGATGGCTTAGAATTTGTAATACCTAAATTAGGTGAATTAGAATTCGCTATCGTAGGAGAACCTACACAAATGCACTTAGCTGTAGCAGAACGTGGACTAATGGTACTCGATTGTGTAGCTCATGGGCGCTCAGGACATGCAGCGCGTAATGAAGGAGACAATGCGATATTTAAAGCAATAAAAGATATAGAGTGGTTTAATACCTATCAGTTCCCTAAGGTATCTGAGGAGTTTGGACCGATCAAGATGAGTGTAACGATGATCAATGCTGGTACACAGCATAATGTGGTGCCTTCTACTTGTGATTTTGTAGTAGATGTACGTGTGACAGATGCTTATACAAACGAAGAAGTATTAGAGATGGTGAGACAGCATGTAGATTGTGAGGTCAATGCGCGCTCTACTCGATTAAAGCCTTCGTCTATAGCTAAAGATCACCCTATCGTACAGGCGGGTATAGCACTAGGTAGAGAGACCTATGGCTCACCTACTACGAGTGACCAAGCCTTGTTAAGTATTCCATCGCTTAAGTGTGGACCTGGCGACTCTGCTCGCTCACATACAGCAGACGAATTCGTCTATGTAAAGGAGATAGAAGAGGGAATAGCCTTGTATATAGAGATGTTAACGCAAATCGTGTAG
- a CDS encoding acetylornithine carbamoyltransferase, which yields MKQFFSVNDIPSLSKAVNSALACKANPFAEETLGKHKTIGLVFLNPSLRTRMSTQKAAANLGMNVMVMNMTSDGWALETKDGVVMDGNTAEHIREAAAVMGEYCDILGLRSFPGLKDAEEDYSEELFSKFAKYCGKPVVSLESATRHPLQSFTDLITIVEHFDYNYDAAQDKLVPQGKKPKVVLTWAPHVKALPQAVPNSFAEWMCRAQAEGLVDFVVTHPEGYTLKEEFTAGATVTTNQDEALADADFVYVKNWSSYEDYGQITCTDKSWMLTLDKLEATNQAKVMHCLPVRRDLVISSEVLDSEHAIVIQEAGNRVWAAQAVLKEMLKNQ from the coding sequence ATGAAACAATTTTTTTCCGTTAACGATATACCTTCTCTATCTAAAGCAGTAAACAGCGCATTAGCGTGTAAGGCAAACCCTTTTGCAGAAGAAACTCTTGGCAAGCACAAAACAATAGGTTTAGTATTCTTAAATCCAAGTTTGCGTACAAGGATGAGTACTCAGAAGGCTGCTGCTAACTTAGGGATGAATGTAATGGTGATGAATATGACATCAGACGGTTGGGCTTTAGAGACTAAAGACGGCGTAGTGATGGACGGAAATACAGCAGAGCATATTAGAGAAGCTGCAGCTGTGATGGGAGAGTACTGTGATATATTAGGACTTCGTTCGTTCCCTGGACTAAAAGATGCTGAGGAAGACTATAGCGAAGAATTGTTTAGCAAGTTCGCTAAGTACTGTGGCAAACCTGTAGTGAGCTTAGAGAGCGCGACAAGACATCCTCTACAGAGCTTCACAGACTTAATCACCATAGTAGAGCACTTCGATTATAATTATGATGCTGCACAAGATAAATTAGTACCTCAAGGCAAAAAACCTAAAGTAGTATTGACATGGGCACCGCACGTTAAGGCACTTCCACAGGCAGTACCGAACTCTTTCGCAGAGTGGATGTGTAGAGCTCAGGCAGAAGGTCTTGTAGACTTTGTAGTGACTCATCCAGAAGGTTATACGCTGAAAGAGGAGTTTACAGCAGGAGCTACAGTGACTACTAATCAGGATGAAGCTTTAGCAGATGCTGACTTCGTATATGTAAAGAACTGGTCGAGTTATGAAGACTACGGACAGATAACGTGTACAGATAAGTCTTGGATGTTAACTCTTGATAAATTAGAAGCAACCAACCAAGCTAAAGTAATGCACTGCCTACCTGTTAGACGTGATTTAGTGATCTCGTCAGAAGTATTAGATAGCGAGCATGCTATCGTGATCCAAGAAGCAGGAAACAGAGTATGGGCAGCACAAGCTGTATTAAAAGAAATGCTTAAAAACCAATAA
- a CDS encoding ferredoxin--NADP reductase, translated as MSRFNLLTVKEVRRETPNAVSIAFDIPANLKEEFAFTAGQYLNIKHQHEGKEIRRAYSICSTPTSGEVRVAVKKVEHGVFSTFANETLKAGDQLEVENPEGRFTFEPSASVANNYAAFAAGSGITPVMSILKTVLEQEPNSKFVLVYGNKNAEETIFHDELYKLQEQYAERLFIHFVYSRIRENDSIFGRIDKAAINFVVNNKHKEKEFARFFLCGPEDMIDTVSATLQDRGVAKDKIAFEIFTPNTDGVNPVQAEGGTTKVTALVDDEEASFEMPKSEVLLNGVLKAGIDAPYSCQGGICSSCMCKIVKGSAVMKKNSILTDDEIADGLILSCQAIVTSDEIYVDYDDI; from the coding sequence ATGTCAAGATTCAACCTATTAACTGTAAAAGAAGTTCGCAGAGAAACTCCTAATGCAGTATCAATAGCATTTGATATTCCTGCCAACCTAAAAGAGGAATTTGCATTCACAGCAGGTCAATATCTTAATATTAAACACCAACACGAAGGGAAAGAGATCCGTAGAGCTTACTCTATCTGCTCTACTCCTACTAGTGGAGAAGTACGTGTAGCAGTAAAAAAAGTAGAACACGGTGTGTTCTCTACTTTTGCAAACGAAACACTGAAAGCAGGTGACCAACTAGAAGTAGAGAATCCAGAAGGAAGATTCACTTTTGAGCCTAGCGCTTCAGTAGCTAATAACTATGCAGCCTTTGCAGCTGGTAGTGGTATCACTCCTGTGATGTCTATACTAAAAACAGTATTAGAGCAAGAGCCTAACAGCAAGTTCGTACTAGTATACGGTAATAAAAATGCGGAAGAGACTATCTTCCACGACGAATTATACAAACTACAAGAACAATACGCAGAGCGTCTATTCATCCACTTCGTTTACTCTCGTATTAGAGAGAACGATTCTATCTTCGGACGTATAGATAAAGCAGCGATCAACTTCGTAGTAAACAACAAACACAAAGAAAAAGAGTTCGCTCGTTTCTTCTTATGTGGTCCAGAAGACATGATCGATACTGTAAGTGCTACTCTACAAGATAGAGGTGTTGCAAAAGACAAAATCGCTTTTGAGATCTTCACTCCTAACACAGATGGTGTAAACCCTGTACAGGCAGAAGGAGGTACTACTAAGGTGACTGCGCTAGTAGATGATGAAGAAGCTAGCTTCGAGATGCCGAAGAGTGAAGTATTACTAAACGGTGTACTTAAAGCAGGTATAGATGCTCCATACTCATGTCAGGGAGGTATCTGTAGCTCATGTATGTGTAAGATCGTTAAAGGATCTGCTGTGATGAAGAAGAACAGCATCCTTACAGATGATGAGATAGCAGACGGACTTATCCTATCATGTCAAGCTATCGTTACATCAGACGAAATCTATGTAGACTACGACGATATATAA
- a CDS encoding aspartate aminotransferase family protein, whose protein sequence is MMKLYDVYPLNPIEIVKGLGSRVYDSKGQEYLDLYGGHAVISIGHTHPHYVARLTDQLNKIGFYSNSIEIPLQQQLAALLGEVAGLDNYQLFLCNSGAEANENALKLASFYNGKKKVIAFDKAFHGRTSLAVSATDNPKIVAPVNQTENIVFLPFNDEQALEQAFASYGDEVTAVIIEGIQGVGGIQVATDSFLAKIRSLTTQYDAVFIADEVQCGYGRTGSFYAVNDGGVSADIYTMAKGMGNGFPIGAIAIGEQFKPWHGQLGTTFGGNHLACAAALSVLEVMKQDNLMANTAQVGNYLINELKKLDKIQEVRGKGLMIGIDLAPELKEVRKELLVKDHIFTGNASPNVIRLLPALNLTQADADLFLDKFNNRLQQF, encoded by the coding sequence ATGATGAAATTATATGATGTATACCCACTTAACCCTATCGAGATTGTAAAAGGATTAGGGAGTAGAGTATATGACAGCAAGGGTCAAGAGTATTTAGACTTATATGGAGGGCACGCTGTGATCTCTATCGGTCATACTCATCCGCACTATGTAGCGAGATTAACGGACCAATTAAACAAAATCGGATTTTATTCTAATTCTATAGAAATCCCTCTTCAGCAGCAATTAGCTGCCTTATTAGGGGAAGTAGCTGGGTTGGACAATTATCAATTGTTTTTGTGTAATTCAGGAGCAGAAGCAAATGAAAACGCTTTAAAATTAGCTTCTTTTTATAATGGTAAAAAGAAAGTTATCGCTTTTGATAAAGCTTTTCACGGGAGAACTTCTCTTGCCGTTTCTGCTACTGATAACCCAAAGATAGTTGCCCCAGTCAATCAAACAGAGAACATTGTGTTCTTGCCTTTTAACGATGAGCAAGCTCTTGAACAAGCTTTCGCGTCTTACGGTGATGAAGTTACAGCAGTGATTATTGAAGGAATACAAGGTGTAGGAGGAATACAAGTAGCTACAGATAGCTTCTTAGCGAAAATCAGAAGTCTTACTACGCAGTACGATGCGGTGTTTATCGCAGACGAAGTACAGTGTGGATATGGACGTACAGGTTCTTTCTACGCAGTGAATGACGGAGGAGTGAGTGCTGATATCTATACGATGGCGAAAGGAATGGGGAATGGATTCCCTATCGGAGCGATAGCGATAGGAGAGCAGTTTAAGCCTTGGCATGGACAGTTAGGAACTACTTTTGGAGGAAACCACTTAGCTTGTGCAGCAGCCCTATCTGTATTAGAGGTTATGAAGCAAGACAATCTAATGGCAAATACAGCACAAGTAGGGAACTACTTAATCAATGAATTAAAGAAATTAGACAAGATACAGGAAGTAAGAGGAAAAGGACTGATGATTGGAATAGACCTTGCTCCTGAGTTAAAAGAGGTTCGTAAAGAACTATTAGTGAAAGACCACATCTTCACGGGTAATGCAAGCCCTAATGTAATTCGGTTGTTACCAGCATTAAATCTGACTCAAGCTGATGCAGATTTATTCTTGGATAAATTCAACAACAGATTACAACAATTCTAA